From Candidatus Methylomirabilota bacterium, one genomic window encodes:
- a CDS encoding MFS transporter, whose product MKTRAVVVWTLYDFANSAFAAVIFATIYAAYYAMGVVGNDAGAGDLWWGRVISVSMAIVAVTSPFLGGIADRAGIRRPLFIGFTALSVTATALMATVEPGMVVWGFVLGVLGNVGYESALVYYNAYLPELAPRSHQGRVSAWGFAVGYAGSIAALLAALPFVRAKAYGGAFLCAAALFAVFSLPAFVLLPQPPRGRLPVLAAARQGWADVLATARKILGLRDLRRFLGAYFLYEDGVNTVVGFSAIFAAQTLGFPMDRLIVLYIVVQVSALLGALAWARPTDRLGPKRVVMVTLFQWTAIVIAAYFVETPGQFWVLAVVAGTGLGAVQAASRTFLSTLIPRGMEAEIFGFYSLCGKSAAVMGPLVFGGISHAAGGNQRLGIVAIGLFFLIGFGLLSRVRAGGPTAG is encoded by the coding sequence ATGAAGACCCGCGCCGTCGTCGTTTGGACGCTCTACGACTTCGCCAACTCGGCGTTTGCGGCCGTCATCTTTGCCACGATCTATGCCGCTTACTACGCGATGGGCGTCGTGGGCAACGACGCGGGAGCGGGCGACCTCTGGTGGGGGCGCGTCATCTCGGTCTCCATGGCGATCGTCGCCGTCACGTCGCCTTTCCTCGGCGGGATCGCCGACCGCGCGGGCATACGGCGCCCGCTCTTCATCGGCTTCACGGCGCTGTCGGTGACAGCGACCGCGCTCATGGCCACGGTCGAGCCCGGCATGGTCGTCTGGGGATTCGTCCTGGGCGTGCTCGGCAACGTGGGCTACGAGAGCGCCCTCGTCTACTACAATGCCTACCTGCCCGAGCTCGCGCCGCGCAGCCACCAGGGGCGCGTGTCGGCGTGGGGCTTCGCCGTCGGCTACGCGGGCTCCATCGCGGCGCTCCTGGCGGCGCTGCCTTTCGTGCGCGCCAAGGCCTACGGGGGCGCGTTTCTCTGCGCGGCCGCGCTCTTCGCCGTCTTCTCGCTGCCCGCCTTCGTCTTGCTGCCCCAGCCGCCGCGCGGCAGGCTGCCCGTCCTCGCGGCGGCGCGCCAGGGTTGGGCGGACGTGCTCGCCACGGCCCGCAAGATCCTGGGGCTCCGGGACCTGCGCCGCTTCCTCGGCGCCTACTTCCTGTACGAGGACGGCGTCAACACCGTGGTGGGCTTCTCTGCCATCTTTGCCGCCCAGACGCTGGGCTTCCCCATGGACCGCCTCATCGTGCTGTACATTGTTGTCCAGGTCTCCGCGCTCCTAGGGGCGCTCGCCTGGGCCAGGCCGACCGACCGGCTCGGCCCCAAGCGTGTGGTGATGGTGACCCTCTTCCAGTGGACCGCCATCGTCATCGCGGCCTACTTCGTTGAGACGCCGGGGCAGTTCTGGGTGCTGGCCGTCGTGGCAGGCACGGGACTCGGGGCCGTCCAGGCGGCGAGCCGGACGTTCCTCAGCACGCTGATCCCGCGCGGCATGGAGGCCGAGATCTTCGGCTTCTACAGCCTCTGCGGCAAGAGCGCCGCCGTCATGGGTCCGCTCGTCTTCGGCGGGATCTCGCACGCGGCCGGCGGCAACCAGCGGCTCGGTATCGTCGCGATCGGGCTCTTCTTCCTGATCGGCTTCGGCCTCCTCTCCCGCGTGCGGGCCGGCGGACCCACCGCCGGCTGA
- a CDS encoding MBL fold metallo-hydrolase: protein MSATLTFLGAAGTVTGSKHFLQSGQTRLLLDCGLFQGLKELRLRNWAPCPVPAASIGGVLLSHAHIDHSGALPRLGREGFRGSIYCTPGTADLLKIMLPDAARLQEEEAQFANRHQTSKHQPALPLFTTADADQVLTQVRSVGFYDSFSPAQGVSARFINSGHILGAGLVEVSVDGRTLVFSGDLGRYGVPIMRDPDPVPAADVLLVESTYGNRLHPADDHRDRLTAAVQRTVQKKGWLLIPAFAVGRSQEILYDLRELEDAARIPSLPVYLDSPMAIEATAIYARHPEEHDQDLKRVEASGERPFAPKQLRICKTPDDSKRLNDTDGPGIIIAGSGMATGGRILHHFVRRLPDERTTVLFVGYQAAGTRGRLLREGAREMKMLGQSVPVRAAIMVSDSYSAHADQGEILRWLGGFTRPPETTYIVHGEPDAAAALQALIASQLKWRAVVAQDGQRVDLG from the coding sequence ATGAGCGCGACGCTCACCTTTTTGGGAGCAGCCGGGACCGTCACGGGCTCCAAGCATTTCCTTCAATCGGGGCAGACGCGCCTCCTCCTCGACTGCGGCCTGTTCCAGGGACTCAAGGAGCTGCGTCTGCGCAACTGGGCGCCGTGCCCCGTGCCTGCGGCGTCCATCGGCGGCGTCCTCCTGAGCCACGCTCACATCGACCACTCGGGCGCGCTCCCGCGCCTCGGCCGTGAGGGCTTCAGGGGGTCGATCTACTGCACGCCGGGCACCGCCGACCTCCTCAAGATCATGCTGCCCGACGCCGCGCGTCTTCAGGAAGAAGAGGCCCAGTTCGCCAACCGCCACCAGACGTCGAAGCACCAGCCCGCGCTGCCGCTCTTCACCACCGCGGACGCGGATCAGGTCCTGACCCAGGTCAGGTCCGTCGGCTTCTACGACAGCTTCAGCCCGGCGCAGGGCGTCAGCGCGCGCTTCATCAACTCCGGGCATATCCTGGGCGCGGGGCTGGTCGAGGTCTCGGTCGACGGGCGGACCCTCGTGTTCTCGGGCGACCTGGGCCGCTACGGCGTGCCCATCATGCGCGACCCGGATCCCGTGCCCGCGGCCGACGTGCTGCTGGTCGAGTCAACCTACGGCAACCGCCTCCATCCGGCCGACGACCACCGCGACCGACTCACAGCCGCCGTCCAGCGAACAGTCCAGAAGAAGGGCTGGCTCCTGATCCCGGCCTTCGCGGTCGGGCGCTCGCAGGAGATCCTCTACGATCTGCGCGAGCTCGAAGACGCCGCTCGCATCCCCTCGCTGCCCGTCTACCTCGACAGCCCGATGGCCATCGAGGCGACCGCGATCTACGCGCGGCATCCCGAGGAGCACGACCAGGACCTCAAGCGCGTCGAGGCCTCGGGTGAGCGCCCCTTCGCGCCGAAGCAGCTGCGCATCTGCAAGACGCCGGATGACTCCAAGCGCCTGAACGACACCGACGGCCCCGGCATCATCATCGCCGGCAGCGGCATGGCGACGGGCGGCCGCATCCTCCACCACTTCGTCCGCCGGCTCCCGGACGAGCGCACCACGGTGCTCTTCGTCGGGTACCAGGCCGCAGGCACCCGCGGCCGCCTGCTGAGAGAAGGCGCGCGCGAGATGAAGATGCTCGGGCAGAGCGTGCCCGTGCGCGCGGCCATCATGGTCAGCGATTCCTATTCGGCCCACGCCGACCAGGGCGAGATCCTCCGCTGGCTCGGCGGATTCACGCGTCCGCCCGAGACGACCTACATCGTCCACGGCGAGCCCGACGCGGCCGCGGCGCTCCAGGCGCTGATCGCCTCGCAGCTCAAGTGGCGCGCCGTCGTGGCGCAAGACGGGCAGCGCGTCGACCTTGGCTGA
- the thiI gene encoding tRNA uracil 4-sulfurtransferase ThiI, translating into MSRAGLSPCVIVHYHEISLKRGNRPLFLRRLQENLARAVSDLGPVRVIQLPGRIVLDLEGNPDPEGVRGRLDRVCGIANTALAVRTGSSLDRIKAAVDHVIEGQTFASFRITARRAFKTFPLTSTDLNRELGAHVLARRPEARVDLHHAALNVHVEVLPHEAFVYPDRRPGPGGLPVGSGGTVAALISGGIDSPVASWRMIKRGCRVLFVHFHSVPYLPDASIWKVRQLVSRLTQWQYVSRLYLVPFGEIQREVVLAVSPMARVVVYRRLMVRIAEVLARQSGAQALVTGESLGQVASQTLHNLARIDEVALLPVLRPLIGMDKIEITDEARRLDTLEISNEPDADCCTLFVPAHPGTRLSQEEIADMEARLDIPALVRAGVEAATMETFDFPVGAGAHPARPAPRRRAAPPPVA; encoded by the coding sequence GTGAGCCGGGCAGGCCTCTCGCCCTGCGTGATCGTCCACTACCATGAGATCAGCCTCAAGCGCGGGAACCGCCCGCTCTTCCTCCGCCGGCTCCAGGAAAACCTTGCGCGCGCGGTGAGCGACCTGGGGCCCGTTCGCGTGATCCAGCTGCCGGGGCGCATCGTGCTCGACCTCGAGGGCAATCCGGATCCCGAGGGCGTGCGCGGGCGGCTCGACCGGGTCTGCGGCATCGCAAACACGGCGCTCGCCGTGCGGACGGGCTCGTCCCTGGACAGGATCAAGGCCGCGGTGGATCACGTGATCGAGGGGCAGACCTTCGCGTCCTTCCGGATCACGGCGCGGCGCGCCTTCAAGACCTTCCCGCTGACCTCCACCGATCTCAACCGCGAGCTGGGAGCCCACGTCCTGGCGAGACGGCCCGAGGCGCGGGTGGACCTCCACCACGCGGCGCTCAACGTCCATGTCGAGGTGCTGCCCCACGAGGCCTTCGTCTATCCCGACCGCCGGCCGGGCCCGGGCGGGCTGCCGGTGGGCTCGGGCGGCACGGTGGCGGCCCTGATCTCCGGCGGCATCGATTCGCCCGTGGCGTCCTGGCGCATGATCAAGCGCGGCTGCCGCGTGTTGTTCGTCCACTTCCATAGCGTGCCGTACCTGCCGGACGCGTCTATCTGGAAGGTGCGGCAGTTGGTCTCGCGACTGACCCAGTGGCAGTACGTCTCGCGCCTCTACCTCGTGCCCTTCGGCGAGATCCAGCGGGAGGTAGTGCTCGCGGTCAGCCCCATGGCCCGCGTGGTCGTCTACCGCCGCCTCATGGTCCGCATCGCCGAGGTGCTGGCACGCCAGTCGGGGGCGCAGGCGCTCGTCACGGGCGAGAGCCTAGGGCAGGTCGCCTCGCAGACGCTCCACAACCTGGCGCGCATCGACGAGGTCGCCCTGCTGCCCGTGCTGCGGCCACTGATCGGCATGGACAAGATCGAGATCACGGACGAAGCCCGGCGGCTCGACACCCTTGAGATTTCCAACGAGCCCGACGCCGACTGCTGCACCCTCTTCGTGCCGGCGCACCCGGGCACGCGGCTCAGCCAGGAGGAGATCGCCGACATGGAGGCCCGGCTCGACATCCCGGCCCTCGTGAGGGCGGGCGTCGAGGCCGCCACCATGGAGACCTTCGACTTCCCGGTCGGCGCAGGCGCCCATCCGGCCCGGCCCGCGCCGCGCCGTCGCGCGGCCCCGCCGCCCGTCGCATGA
- a CDS encoding molybdenum cofactor guanylyltransferase, producing the protein MRLTGVIQAGGRSARMSGEPKALMDVGGRRIIERVAEVLRQVTDELLLVTNTPERYAWMGYPMVPDVFPDAGSLGGIYSGLKAAPGEAAFVVACDMPFLVPDVARLVTSRAGLADVVIPLVRGFHETLHASYAKPCLGPMERRIAAGQLKITGFFPDVRVLEIPEAEVARLVDPERVFMNVNTPEDLERARAIAAASAER; encoded by the coding sequence GTGAGGCTGACCGGAGTGATCCAGGCGGGCGGCAGGAGCGCGCGCATGAGCGGCGAGCCAAAGGCCCTCATGGACGTAGGCGGCCGGCGCATCATTGAACGAGTAGCGGAGGTTCTTCGGCAGGTCACCGACGAGCTCCTGCTCGTGACCAATACGCCCGAGCGGTACGCGTGGATGGGATACCCGATGGTCCCCGACGTCTTCCCCGACGCCGGCTCGCTGGGCGGCATCTACTCCGGGCTCAAGGCCGCGCCGGGTGAAGCCGCCTTCGTGGTCGCCTGCGACATGCCCTTCCTGGTACCAGACGTCGCGCGGCTCGTGACGTCGCGGGCGGGTCTTGCCGACGTCGTCATCCCCCTGGTCCGCGGGTTTCACGAGACGCTCCACGCGAGCTACGCGAAGCCCTGCCTCGGCCCCATGGAGCGGCGCATCGCGGCAGGGCAGCTCAAGATCACGGGCTTCTTCCCCGACGTCCGCGTCCTCGAGATCCCCGAGGCCGAGGTCGCCCGCCTCGTCGATCCGGAGCGCGTGTTCATGAACGTCAACACCCCCGAGGACCTCGAGCGGGCGCGGGCCATCGCGGCGGCCTCGGCAGAGCGCTAG
- the purD gene encoding phosphoribosylamine--glycine ligase, protein MRVLLVGGGGREHALAWKIAQSPRLTRLLVAPGNPGIARHAECVPIKDNAIEDLVVLARRERADLVVVGPELPLSLGLADRLSAAGLAVFGASQAAARLESSKVFSKGLMARYDIPTARFGTFQDTDSATARRFCRELGAPLVVKADGLAAGKGAMVCRTLEEADQALRLCLEDGVFGPAGRVVVIEEFMEGEEASFFVMADGTHALPLVAAQDHKTIFDDDRGPMTGGMGAYSPVAAMGEAMTERVMREIVAPVLAAMATEGAPYSGVLFVQIMLTKDGPRVVEFNCRFGDPECQAILPRLDEDILPLFEAVAAGGDLPFSLRWRAEASVCVVLASPGYPDTPRTGLSIQGLDADGGLPGVNVFHAGTARRDGNLVTAGGRVLGVQAQAPDISKAIGAAYEAVGRIRFDGVQFRHDIGRRALARP, encoded by the coding sequence GTGAGAGTGCTCCTGGTCGGCGGCGGCGGGCGCGAGCATGCGCTCGCGTGGAAGATCGCCCAGAGCCCGCGGCTGACCCGTCTCCTCGTCGCGCCCGGCAACCCCGGCATCGCGCGCCATGCCGAGTGTGTGCCGATCAAGGACAACGCGATCGAGGACCTCGTGGTTCTGGCGAGGCGTGAGCGGGCCGACTTGGTCGTGGTCGGTCCCGAGCTGCCGCTCTCGCTCGGTCTCGCCGACCGCCTGAGCGCAGCGGGCCTTGCGGTCTTCGGCGCCAGCCAGGCGGCCGCCCGGCTCGAGAGCTCCAAGGTCTTTTCAAAGGGCCTGATGGCGCGCTACGATATTCCGACGGCGCGATTCGGGACTTTCCAGGACACCGACTCCGCCACCGCCCGCCGCTTCTGTCGCGAGCTGGGCGCCCCCCTCGTGGTCAAGGCCGACGGCCTGGCGGCCGGCAAGGGCGCCATGGTCTGCCGCACTCTCGAGGAGGCGGACCAGGCCCTGCGCCTGTGCCTCGAGGACGGCGTCTTCGGCCCGGCGGGCCGGGTCGTGGTGATCGAAGAGTTCATGGAGGGCGAGGAAGCTTCGTTCTTCGTCATGGCCGACGGGACCCACGCGCTTCCTCTCGTGGCTGCTCAGGATCACAAGACCATCTTCGACGACGACCGCGGCCCCATGACGGGCGGGATGGGCGCGTACTCGCCCGTTGCCGCCATGGGCGAGGCGATGACTGAGCGGGTCATGCGCGAGATTGTCGCGCCCGTCTTGGCGGCCATGGCCACGGAGGGCGCGCCGTATTCCGGCGTTCTCTTCGTCCAGATCATGCTGACGAAGGACGGGCCGCGCGTCGTCGAGTTCAACTGCCGGTTCGGGGACCCGGAGTGTCAGGCTATTTTGCCGCGCCTCGATGAGGACATCCTGCCTCTCTTCGAGGCCGTCGCCGCGGGCGGGGATCTGCCTTTCTCCCTCCGCTGGCGGGCCGAAGCGTCCGTCTGCGTGGTCCTGGCTTCGCCCGGTTATCCGGACACGCCGCGCACGGGGCTCAGCATCCAGGGGCTCGATGCCGATGGCGGGCTTCCGGGCGTCAACGTTTTCCACGCCGGCACGGCGCGCCGCGACGGTAATCTCGTGACGGCGGGCGGTCGCGTTCTCGGCGTGCAGGCGCAGGCGCCCGACATCAGCAAAGCCATCGGCGCCGCCTACGAGGCCGTCGGGCGCATACGGTTCGATGGCGTGCAGTTTCGCCATGACATCGGCAGAAGGGCGCTGGCCCGGCCGTGA
- a CDS encoding tetratricopeptide repeat protein — MARPERVFTLRELTRLLRLTPKRAGQLKRLGLLRSDAAGYRFRELVAARAASALLEGGATVRKVREALDGARRLAPDAETPLAELRLVVQDQQIVVEQDRLRLDPRTGQALLDFESGDLERETRESLLMGMVRPLIPPADAAEIWFARASAWDGDPERWEAAVDAYERVVDIDPGYAAAWNNLGLLQHRMGRYERAQACYRAALEADDSCCQAAFNLGSLHEDLSDLSTAIGWYRRALEMEPDYADAHFNLAGVLGKAGQPDAAALHWRRYLELDLGSPWARIARSHLEEGDGGLGEGVDEGDDRPEAGQ, encoded by the coding sequence ATGGCTCGGCCTGAGCGGGTTTTCACCTTGCGGGAGCTGACTCGGCTCCTGAGGCTGACGCCGAAGCGCGCCGGACAGCTCAAGCGCCTCGGCCTGCTGCGGAGCGATGCGGCCGGCTACCGCTTCCGCGAGCTCGTGGCGGCCCGCGCGGCCTCCGCCCTCCTCGAGGGCGGCGCCACGGTGCGCAAAGTCCGCGAGGCGCTCGACGGCGCGCGGCGACTTGCCCCGGACGCCGAAACCCCGCTGGCCGAGCTGAGACTGGTCGTACAGGACCAGCAGATCGTGGTCGAGCAGGACCGCCTGCGCCTCGACCCGCGCACGGGCCAGGCGCTCCTGGACTTCGAGAGCGGCGACCTCGAGCGTGAGACCCGCGAGTCGCTCCTCATGGGCATGGTCCGCCCGCTCATCCCGCCAGCTGACGCCGCCGAGATCTGGTTCGCGCGCGCGTCGGCCTGGGACGGTGACCCCGAGCGCTGGGAGGCGGCCGTCGACGCCTACGAGCGTGTGGTGGACATCGACCCGGGCTACGCCGCCGCGTGGAACAACCTGGGCCTGCTCCAGCACCGGATGGGGCGCTACGAGCGCGCCCAGGCCTGCTATCGCGCCGCGCTCGAGGCCGACGACTCCTGCTGCCAGGCCGCGTTCAACCTGGGCTCGCTCCACGAGGACCTGAGCGATCTCTCGACGGCGATAGGGTGGTACCGCCGCGCGCTCGAGATGGAGCCCGACTACGCGGATGCGCACTTCAACCTGGCCGGGGTGCTCGGCAAGGCGGGGCAGCCCGACGCGGCGGCGCTCCACTGGCGGCGCTACCTCGAGCTCGATCTCGGAAGCCCGTGGGCCAGGATCGCGCGCTCCCACCTCGAAGAGGGTGACGGGGGCCTGGGCGAGGGTGTGGACGAGGGAGACGACCGCCCCGAGGCCGGCCAGTGA
- the purH gene encoding bifunctional phosphoribosylaminoimidazolecarboxamide formyltransferase/IMP cyclohydrolase, which yields MSTVRRALLSVHDKTGVVDFAKGLTDLGVEILSTGGTAKLLRESGVPVVDVAQVTGFPEMLDGRVKTLHPKVHGGILARRDVPAHMQALEAHGIGPIDLVVVALYPFEQTVAKPGVTVEEAIENIDIGGPSMIRGAAKNHGGVGVVTDPLQYAPVLDELRKSGGALSAETRGRLALEAFRRTSQYDAAIAAYLSGGASDFPERISIVAERVQHLRYGENPHQSAAFYRPAGPAQGLAAAEQLHGPELSYNNLLDWSAALGLLIEFDPPAAVVIKHTNPCGVALGTTVANAMSRAKACDPVSIYGGIVGVNRTLDLGVVKELSGILLEILFAPDFAADALEELRRTKKKCRVLRLPCHAADYPGRMRDIRSVLGGLLVQDSDLTDLDPAALTVVSKRAPTEAELGALRFAWRVAKHAKSNAIVLTSADQVVGLGAGQMNRVDSARIAVMRARANGLETKGTVCASDAFFPFRDGLDAVAEAGATAVIHPGGSVRDEEVRKAADEHGMAMVVCGIRHFKH from the coding sequence ATGAGCACTGTGAGGCGCGCGCTTCTGAGCGTGCACGACAAGACCGGGGTGGTGGACTTCGCGAAGGGGCTGACGGACCTCGGCGTCGAGATCCTCTCGACGGGAGGCACCGCGAAACTCCTGAGAGAATCAGGCGTGCCGGTGGTGGACGTGGCGCAGGTGACGGGCTTCCCCGAGATGCTCGACGGCCGCGTCAAGACGCTCCACCCGAAGGTCCACGGCGGCATCCTGGCGCGGCGGGACGTGCCGGCGCATATGCAGGCGCTCGAGGCCCACGGCATCGGGCCGATCGATCTTGTGGTGGTGGCGCTCTACCCCTTCGAGCAGACCGTGGCCAAGCCGGGCGTGACCGTCGAGGAGGCCATCGAGAACATCGACATCGGCGGGCCGAGCATGATCCGCGGCGCGGCCAAGAACCACGGCGGTGTCGGCGTCGTCACGGATCCCTTGCAATACGCCCCTGTGCTCGACGAGCTCAGGAAGAGCGGCGGGGCGCTCTCAGCCGAGACGCGCGGGCGCTTGGCGCTCGAAGCCTTCAGGCGCACCTCCCAGTACGACGCCGCCATCGCCGCCTATCTTTCCGGCGGCGCTTCGGACTTTCCCGAGCGCATCTCCATCGTCGCCGAGCGGGTCCAGCACCTCCGCTACGGCGAGAACCCGCACCAGTCGGCCGCGTTCTATCGTCCGGCGGGGCCCGCCCAAGGCCTGGCGGCGGCAGAGCAGCTGCACGGGCCGGAGCTATCCTACAACAACCTGCTCGACTGGTCGGCCGCGCTCGGGCTCCTGATCGAGTTCGATCCCCCGGCGGCCGTCGTGATCAAGCACACGAATCCCTGCGGCGTGGCGCTTGGGACGACCGTTGCCAACGCCATGAGCCGGGCCAAGGCCTGCGACCCCGTGTCCATCTACGGCGGCATCGTGGGCGTCAACCGCACGCTCGACTTGGGCGTGGTCAAGGAGCTCTCCGGCATTCTTCTCGAGATCCTCTTCGCCCCCGACTTTGCCGCCGACGCCCTCGAGGAGCTCAGGCGCACCAAGAAGAAGTGTCGCGTGCTGCGGCTGCCGTGTCACGCGGCCGACTACCCGGGGCGGATGCGCGACATCCGCAGTGTCCTGGGCGGCCTCCTGGTCCAGGACTCCGACCTCACCGACCTCGATCCGGCCGCGCTCACGGTCGTCTCGAAGCGCGCGCCGACGGAGGCCGAGTTGGGGGCGCTCCGCTTCGCGTGGCGGGTGGCCAAGCACGCCAAGTCCAACGCGATCGTGCTCACCAGCGCCGACCAGGTCGTGGGACTGGGGGCGGGGCAGATGAACCGCGTGGACTCGGCGCGGATCGCCGTCATGCGGGCGCGCGCCAACGGCCTCGAGACCAAGGGCACGGTCTGTGCCTCGGACGCCTTCTTCCCGTTCCGGGACGGTCTCGACGCTGTCGCCGAGGCCGGCGCCACGGCCGTCATCCACCCGGGCGGCTCGGTCCGCGACGAAGAGGTGCGGAAGGCCGCGGATGAGCACGGGATGGCGATGGTCGTGTGTGGCATCAGGCACTTCAAGCACTGA